In Lacerta agilis isolate rLacAgi1 chromosome 8, rLacAgi1.pri, whole genome shotgun sequence, one genomic interval encodes:
- the DEF8 gene encoding differentially expressed in FDCP 8 homolog isoform X2: MEYDKKLARFRQGHLNPFNKAPLQSQHDQKTGETGGEFQQKGLRLGLSPEEEAEFQCSERTMDLGLAEDHFSRPVGLFLASDVEQLRQAIEECKQRILELPDNSEKQKDAVVRLIHLRLKLQELKDPSEDEPNIRVILEHRFYKEKSKSVKQTCDKCSTIIWGLLQTWYTCTGCSYRCHSKCLNLITKPCVRSKVSHQAEYELSICPETGLDSQDYRCAECRVPISLRGVPSEARQCDYTGLYYCSNCHWNDQAVIPARVIHNWDFEPRKKLRQDILLMKPYFITCKEAMEARLLLQLQDRQHFVENDDMYSLQDLIDINAGRLSCSLTETHTLFAKHIKLDCERCQAKGFVCELCKEGDVLFPFDSHTSMCMDCSAVFHRDCYYDNSTTCPKCARLNLRKQSLLRDPSVELQA, translated from the exons ATGGAATATGACAAGAAGCTGGCTCGTTTCCGGCAGGGCCACCTCAACCCGTTCAACAAGGCCCCGCTGCAAAGCCAGCATGACCAGAAGACTGGGGAGACTGGAGGGGAGTTTCAGCAGAAAG GCTTGAGGCTGGGCTTGTCCCCCGAGGAGGAGGCTGAGTTCCAGTGTTCAGAGCGCACCATGGACTTGGGTCTCGCAGAGGATCACTTCTCACGCCCAGTg GGCTTGTTCCTGGCCTCTGATGTCGAGCAGCTGCGGCAGGCGATTGAAGAGTGCAAGCAGAGGATTTTGGAGCTCCCTGATAACTCGGAGAAGCAAAAAGATGCCGTAGTGCGGCTCATCCATCTGCGGCTCAAACTCCAGGAGCTGAAG GATCCCAGTGAGGATGAGCCCAACATTCGGGTGATTCTGGAGCATCGCTTCTACAAGGAGAAGAGCAAAAGCGTGAAGCAGACCTGTGACAAGTGCAGCACCATCATCTGGGGACTCCTCCAGACCTGGTATACCTGCACAG GTTGTTCCTATCGCTGCCATAGCAAGTGCCTGAACCTCATCACCAAGCCATGTGTCCGCTCCAAGGTCAGCCACCAGGCTGAGTATGAGCTCAGCATCTGCCCAGAGACAGGGTTGGACAGCCAGGACTACCGCTGTGCCGAGTGCCGGGTGCCCATCTCGCTCC GAGGAGTTCCAAGTGAGGCCCGGCAGTGTGACTACACTGGCCTCTATTACTGTAGCAACTGCCACTGGAACGACCAAGCTGTCATCCCTGCCAGGGTCATCCACAACTGGGACTTTGAACCCCGCAAG aAGCTGCGCCAGGACATTCTCCTTATGAAACCATACTTCATCACCTGCAAGGAAGCTATGGAGGCTCGGCTCTTGCTCCAG CTGCAGGATCGGCAACACTTTGTGGAGAACGACGACATGTACTCGCTGCAAGACCTGATTGACATCAATGCTGGGCGCCTCAGCTGCTCCCTTACTGAGACCCACACGCTCTTTGCCAAACACATCAAACTGGATTGTGAG CGGTGCCAAGCAAAGGGTTTTGTGTGTGAGCTCTGCAAAGAGGGGGACGTGCTCTTTCCCTTTGACAGCCACACCTCCATGTGCATGGACTGCTCAGCTGTCTTCCACAG GGACTGTTATTATGACAATTCCACAACGTGTCCCAAGTGTGCTCGGCTAAATCTGAGAAAGCAGTCGCTGCTCAGAGACCCCAGTGTGGAGCTGCAGGCTTAG
- the DEF8 gene encoding differentially expressed in FDCP 8 homolog isoform X1 — MEYDKKLARFRQGHLNPFNKAPLQSQHDQKTGETGGEFQQKGLRLGLSPEEEAEFQCSERTMDLGLAEDHFSRPVGLFLASDVEQLRQAIEECKQRILELPDNSEKQKDAVVRLIHLRLKLQELKDPSEDEPNIRVILEHRFYKEKSKSVKQTCDKCSTIIWGLLQTWYTCTGCSYRCHSKCLNLITKPCVRSKVSHQAEYELSICPETGLDSQDYRCAECRVPISLRGVPSEARQCDYTGLYYCSNCHWNDQAVIPARVIHNWDFEPRKVSRCSMRYLVLMVSRPVLKLREINPLLFNYVEELVEIRKLRQDILLMKPYFITCKEAMEARLLLQLQDRQHFVENDDMYSLQDLIDINAGRLSCSLTETHTLFAKHIKLDCERCQAKGFVCELCKEGDVLFPFDSHTSMCMDCSAVFHRDCYYDNSTTCPKCARLNLRKQSLLRDPSVELQA, encoded by the exons ATGGAATATGACAAGAAGCTGGCTCGTTTCCGGCAGGGCCACCTCAACCCGTTCAACAAGGCCCCGCTGCAAAGCCAGCATGACCAGAAGACTGGGGAGACTGGAGGGGAGTTTCAGCAGAAAG GCTTGAGGCTGGGCTTGTCCCCCGAGGAGGAGGCTGAGTTCCAGTGTTCAGAGCGCACCATGGACTTGGGTCTCGCAGAGGATCACTTCTCACGCCCAGTg GGCTTGTTCCTGGCCTCTGATGTCGAGCAGCTGCGGCAGGCGATTGAAGAGTGCAAGCAGAGGATTTTGGAGCTCCCTGATAACTCGGAGAAGCAAAAAGATGCCGTAGTGCGGCTCATCCATCTGCGGCTCAAACTCCAGGAGCTGAAG GATCCCAGTGAGGATGAGCCCAACATTCGGGTGATTCTGGAGCATCGCTTCTACAAGGAGAAGAGCAAAAGCGTGAAGCAGACCTGTGACAAGTGCAGCACCATCATCTGGGGACTCCTCCAGACCTGGTATACCTGCACAG GTTGTTCCTATCGCTGCCATAGCAAGTGCCTGAACCTCATCACCAAGCCATGTGTCCGCTCCAAGGTCAGCCACCAGGCTGAGTATGAGCTCAGCATCTGCCCAGAGACAGGGTTGGACAGCCAGGACTACCGCTGTGCCGAGTGCCGGGTGCCCATCTCGCTCC GAGGAGTTCCAAGTGAGGCCCGGCAGTGTGACTACACTGGCCTCTATTACTGTAGCAACTGCCACTGGAACGACCAAGCTGTCATCCCTGCCAGGGTCATCCACAACTGGGACTTTGAACCCCGCAAG GTATCTCGGTGCAGCATGCGCTACCTTGTCCTGATGGTGTCACGGCCGGTACTCAAACTGCGTGAGATTAACCCTCTTCTGTTCAACTATGTTGAGGAGCTGGTGGAGATCCGG aAGCTGCGCCAGGACATTCTCCTTATGAAACCATACTTCATCACCTGCAAGGAAGCTATGGAGGCTCGGCTCTTGCTCCAG CTGCAGGATCGGCAACACTTTGTGGAGAACGACGACATGTACTCGCTGCAAGACCTGATTGACATCAATGCTGGGCGCCTCAGCTGCTCCCTTACTGAGACCCACACGCTCTTTGCCAAACACATCAAACTGGATTGTGAG CGGTGCCAAGCAAAGGGTTTTGTGTGTGAGCTCTGCAAAGAGGGGGACGTGCTCTTTCCCTTTGACAGCCACACCTCCATGTGCATGGACTGCTCAGCTGTCTTCCACAG GGACTGTTATTATGACAATTCCACAACGTGTCCCAAGTGTGCTCGGCTAAATCTGAGAAAGCAGTCGCTGCTCAGAGACCCCAGTGTGGAGCTGCAGGCTTAG
- the LOC117051027 gene encoding AFG3-like protein 1 isoform X1 — MAHRLAAAALSPPLAALWRGHCHSRGLAKLVSVRQWCERGHPGCGTSFHHWLCSKPPEGFEKKDEKRQGPTEAAPDNKEPLGSKNTWGSSGGEGKRGRKDEDLGWWNHMQKGEFPWDNKDSRYLMVMGAGILTGFFYLYYRDPGREISWKHFVHYYLAKGLVDRLEVVNKQFVRVFPIPGATSEKHIWFNIGSVDTFERNLESAQLELGISSAQQVSVVYSTESDGSFLLSMVPSLLLLGFLLFTLRRGPMGSGRGGRGGGIFSVAETTAKVLKNNIEVQFKDVAGCEEAKLEIMEFVNFLKNPKQYQDLGAKIPKGAMLTGPPGTGKTLLAKATAGEANVPFITVNGSEFLEMFVGVGPARVRDMFALARKNAPCILFIDEIDAVGRKRGHGNFGGQSEQENTLNQLLVEMDGFNSSTNVVVLAGTNRPDVLDPALMRPGRFDRQIYIGPPDIKGRASIFKVHLRPLKLDADISRDTLARKMAARTPGFTGADISNVCNEAALIAARHASPTVNEKHFEQAIERVIGGLEKKTQVLQPNEKAVVAYHEAGHAVVGWFLKHADPLLKVSIIPRGKGLGYAQYLPQEQFLYTREQLFDRMCMMLGGRVAEQLFFGRITTGAQDDLRKVTQSAYAQVVQFGMSDRLGQVSFDLPRQGDLMPEKPYSEATAELIDEEVRALINTAYEKTLELLTQCRGHVEKVGKRLLEKEVLEKADMVELLGPRPFAEKSTYEEFVEGTGSLEEDTSLPEGLKNWNLEREKERAQENAS, encoded by the exons ATGGCTCATCGGCTGGCGGCGGCCGCTTTATCGCCACCTTTGGCCGCATTGTGGAGAGGCCACTGCCACAGCCGCGGACTTGCGAAGTTGGTTTCGGTCCGGCAG TGGTGTGAGAGAGGCCATCCAGGATGTGGCACGTCCTTCCATCACTGGCTGTGCTCCAAGCCTCCTGAAG GCTTTGAGAAGAAAGATGAAAAGAGACAGGGTCCAACAGAGGCAGCCCCTGATAATAAAG AGCCTCTTGGCTCCAAAAATACCTGGGGAAGCAGTGGTGGAGAAggcaagagaggaaggaaagatgaGGATTTGGGGTGGTGGAATCACATGCAGAAG GGAGAGTTCCCTTGGGATAATAAGGACTCCCGGTACCTGATGGTCATGGGAGCTGGCATCCTCACAGGGTTCTTCTACCTCTACTACCGAGATCCAGGCAGAGAAATCAGCTGGAAGCACTTTGTGCATTACTACCTGGCCAAAGGACTG GTGGATCGACTGGAAGTGGTGAACAAGCAGTTTGTCCGGGTGTTCCCAATCCCTGGTGCCACCTCAGAG AAGCACATCTGGTTCAATATTGGCAGTGTGGATACCTTTGAACGAAACCTAGAGTCTGCTCAGCTGGAGCTGGGGATCAGCAGTGCCCAACAAGTGTCTGTGGTCTACAGCACCGAGAGTGATGG CTCCTTTCTCCTGAGCATGGTGCCTAGCCTTCTGCTGTTGGGCTTCCTGCTGTTCACTCTGAGACGTGGACCAATGGGAAGTGGGCGCGGAGGGCGAGGAGGAGGGATCTTCAGTGTTGCAGAGACAACAGCAAAAGTCCTGAAGAACAACATTGAAGTGCAGTTCAAGGATGTGGCCGGCTGCGAAGAGGCCAAGCTGGAGATCATGGAGTTTGTGAATTTCCTGAAGAATCCGAAACAGTACCAAGATCTCGGGGCCAAGATTCCAAAG GGAGCGATGCTCACGGGCCCCCCGGGCACAGGCAAAACCCTCTTGGCCAAAGCTACTGCGGGAGAAGCCAACGTCCCTTTCATCACTGTGAACGGCTCTGAGTTCCTGGAAATGTTTGTCGGAGTTGGGCCTGCAAGG GTTCGGGATATGTTTGCCTTGGCACGGAAGAATGCCCCTTGCATCCTCTTCATTGATGAGATTGATGCCGTTGGGAGGAAGCGGGGCCACGGGAACTTCGGGGGCCAGAGCGAGCAAGAGAACACACTCAACCAGCTGCTGGTGGAGATGGATG GGTTCAACAGCAGCACAAACGTCGTAGTACTTGCAGGCACAAACCGACCTGATGTCTTGGACCCAGCGCTGATGAGACCTGGACGCTTTGATCGGCAGATTTATATTG GCCCACCGGACATCAAGGGCAGAGCATCCATCTTCAAAGTCCACCTCCGGCCTCTCAAATTGGATGCAGATATCAGCAGAGATACTCTGGCTCGGAAGATGGCAGCCCGGACCCCAGGATTCACAG GTGCCGATATCTCCAACGTTTGCAATGAGGCTGCCCTCATTGCCGCACGACACGCCAGTCCCACTGTCAATGAGAAGCACTTCGAACAGGCCATTGAGAGAGTCATTGGAG GGCTTGAGAAGAAGACCCAGGTCCTGCAGCCAAATGAGAAGGCCGTTGTGGCTTACCATGAAGCTGGGCACGCTGTGGTGGGCTGGTTCTTAAAGCACGCCGACCCTTTGCTCAAG GtctccatcatcccccgaggcaAGGGCCTGGGCTATGCGCAGTACCTGCCCCAGGAGCAGTTTCTCTACACCCGGGAGCAGCTTTTTGACCGCATGTGCATGATGCTGGGGGGCCGCGTCGCCGAGCAGCTCTTCTTTGGCCGCATCACAACCGGCGCCCAGGATGACCTCCGGAAGGTGACGCAGAGCGCCTATGCCCAG GTGGTGCAGTTTGGCATGAGTGACAGGCTGGGTCAAGTCTCCTTCGACCTTCCGCGGCAGGGTGATCTGATGCCCGAGAAGCCTTACAGCGAAGCCACCGCTGAGCTGATTGACGAAGAGGTGCGTGCCTTGATCAACACGGCCTATGAGAAGACCCTGGAGCTGCTGACTCAGTGCCGTGGCCACGTGGAGAAG GTAGGAAAGCGTCTCCTAGAGAAGGAAGTCCTGGAGAAGGCAGACATGGTGGAGCTGTTGGGGCCCAGGCCCTTTGCAGAGAAATCCACCTACGAGGAGTTTGTTGAGGGAACCGGGAGCTTGGAAGAAGACACCTCCCTCCCCGAGGGCTTGAAGAACTGGAATCTTGAGCGGGAGAAGGAGAGAGCCCAGGAGAATGCCTCTTAG
- the LOC117051027 gene encoding AFG3-like protein 1 isoform X2 — translation MAHRLAAAALSPPLAALWRGHCHSRGLAKLVSVRQWCERGHPGCGTSFHHWLCSKPPEGFEKKDEKRQGPTEAAPDNKEPLGSKNTWGSSGGEGKRGRKDEDLGWWNHMQKGEFPWDNKDSRYLMVMGAGILTGFFYLYYRDPGREISWKHFVHYYLAKGLVDRLEVVNKQFVRVFPIPGATSEKHIWFNIGSVDTFERNLESAQLELGISSAQQVSVVYSTESDGSFLLSMVPSLLLLGFLLFTLRRGPMGSGRGGRGGGIFSVAETTAKVLKNNIEVQFKDVAGCEEAKLEIMEFVNFLKNPKQYQDLGAKIPKVRDMFALARKNAPCILFIDEIDAVGRKRGHGNFGGQSEQENTLNQLLVEMDGFNSSTNVVVLAGTNRPDVLDPALMRPGRFDRQIYIGPPDIKGRASIFKVHLRPLKLDADISRDTLARKMAARTPGFTGADISNVCNEAALIAARHASPTVNEKHFEQAIERVIGGLEKKTQVLQPNEKAVVAYHEAGHAVVGWFLKHADPLLKVSIIPRGKGLGYAQYLPQEQFLYTREQLFDRMCMMLGGRVAEQLFFGRITTGAQDDLRKVTQSAYAQVVQFGMSDRLGQVSFDLPRQGDLMPEKPYSEATAELIDEEVRALINTAYEKTLELLTQCRGHVEKVGKRLLEKEVLEKADMVELLGPRPFAEKSTYEEFVEGTGSLEEDTSLPEGLKNWNLEREKERAQENAS, via the exons ATGGCTCATCGGCTGGCGGCGGCCGCTTTATCGCCACCTTTGGCCGCATTGTGGAGAGGCCACTGCCACAGCCGCGGACTTGCGAAGTTGGTTTCGGTCCGGCAG TGGTGTGAGAGAGGCCATCCAGGATGTGGCACGTCCTTCCATCACTGGCTGTGCTCCAAGCCTCCTGAAG GCTTTGAGAAGAAAGATGAAAAGAGACAGGGTCCAACAGAGGCAGCCCCTGATAATAAAG AGCCTCTTGGCTCCAAAAATACCTGGGGAAGCAGTGGTGGAGAAggcaagagaggaaggaaagatgaGGATTTGGGGTGGTGGAATCACATGCAGAAG GGAGAGTTCCCTTGGGATAATAAGGACTCCCGGTACCTGATGGTCATGGGAGCTGGCATCCTCACAGGGTTCTTCTACCTCTACTACCGAGATCCAGGCAGAGAAATCAGCTGGAAGCACTTTGTGCATTACTACCTGGCCAAAGGACTG GTGGATCGACTGGAAGTGGTGAACAAGCAGTTTGTCCGGGTGTTCCCAATCCCTGGTGCCACCTCAGAG AAGCACATCTGGTTCAATATTGGCAGTGTGGATACCTTTGAACGAAACCTAGAGTCTGCTCAGCTGGAGCTGGGGATCAGCAGTGCCCAACAAGTGTCTGTGGTCTACAGCACCGAGAGTGATGG CTCCTTTCTCCTGAGCATGGTGCCTAGCCTTCTGCTGTTGGGCTTCCTGCTGTTCACTCTGAGACGTGGACCAATGGGAAGTGGGCGCGGAGGGCGAGGAGGAGGGATCTTCAGTGTTGCAGAGACAACAGCAAAAGTCCTGAAGAACAACATTGAAGTGCAGTTCAAGGATGTGGCCGGCTGCGAAGAGGCCAAGCTGGAGATCATGGAGTTTGTGAATTTCCTGAAGAATCCGAAACAGTACCAAGATCTCGGGGCCAAGATTCCAAAG GTTCGGGATATGTTTGCCTTGGCACGGAAGAATGCCCCTTGCATCCTCTTCATTGATGAGATTGATGCCGTTGGGAGGAAGCGGGGCCACGGGAACTTCGGGGGCCAGAGCGAGCAAGAGAACACACTCAACCAGCTGCTGGTGGAGATGGATG GGTTCAACAGCAGCACAAACGTCGTAGTACTTGCAGGCACAAACCGACCTGATGTCTTGGACCCAGCGCTGATGAGACCTGGACGCTTTGATCGGCAGATTTATATTG GCCCACCGGACATCAAGGGCAGAGCATCCATCTTCAAAGTCCACCTCCGGCCTCTCAAATTGGATGCAGATATCAGCAGAGATACTCTGGCTCGGAAGATGGCAGCCCGGACCCCAGGATTCACAG GTGCCGATATCTCCAACGTTTGCAATGAGGCTGCCCTCATTGCCGCACGACACGCCAGTCCCACTGTCAATGAGAAGCACTTCGAACAGGCCATTGAGAGAGTCATTGGAG GGCTTGAGAAGAAGACCCAGGTCCTGCAGCCAAATGAGAAGGCCGTTGTGGCTTACCATGAAGCTGGGCACGCTGTGGTGGGCTGGTTCTTAAAGCACGCCGACCCTTTGCTCAAG GtctccatcatcccccgaggcaAGGGCCTGGGCTATGCGCAGTACCTGCCCCAGGAGCAGTTTCTCTACACCCGGGAGCAGCTTTTTGACCGCATGTGCATGATGCTGGGGGGCCGCGTCGCCGAGCAGCTCTTCTTTGGCCGCATCACAACCGGCGCCCAGGATGACCTCCGGAAGGTGACGCAGAGCGCCTATGCCCAG GTGGTGCAGTTTGGCATGAGTGACAGGCTGGGTCAAGTCTCCTTCGACCTTCCGCGGCAGGGTGATCTGATGCCCGAGAAGCCTTACAGCGAAGCCACCGCTGAGCTGATTGACGAAGAGGTGCGTGCCTTGATCAACACGGCCTATGAGAAGACCCTGGAGCTGCTGACTCAGTGCCGTGGCCACGTGGAGAAG GTAGGAAAGCGTCTCCTAGAGAAGGAAGTCCTGGAGAAGGCAGACATGGTGGAGCTGTTGGGGCCCAGGCCCTTTGCAGAGAAATCCACCTACGAGGAGTTTGTTGAGGGAACCGGGAGCTTGGAAGAAGACACCTCCCTCCCCGAGGGCTTGAAGAACTGGAATCTTGAGCGGGAGAAGGAGAGAGCCCAGGAGAATGCCTCTTAG